In one window of Nicotiana tabacum cultivar K326 chromosome 12, ASM71507v2, whole genome shotgun sequence DNA:
- the LOC142167041 gene encoding uncharacterized protein LOC142167041, protein MATDKIDHTHPLFVHPLDTPSSILIPVKLTRSKNYGLWRRSMRIALQAKRKLGGIVYASDAHLVWEDLRERFDKVNRGTDSVSAYFTKLKELWAEYDAMVPIPNSKEYVEHLQQQRLMQFLSELNETYDQARRQILMKTIEPTLNQAYALIIEDENQNSNSTVGNKGDPIAMQAGKIQPRMQINRYKGKKSFVKCEYCNKPSHSKKNCYKLVGYPNDFKNRKTYAANIITGVFGNDKPIQECEGKGSNDALKTGPYFT, encoded by the exons ATGGCGACTGATAAAATCGATCACACGCATCCTTTGTTCGTACATCCTTTAGATACTCCTAGCTCGATTTTGATTCCTGTAAAGCTCACAAGATCAAAAAATTATGGATTATGGCGTCGATCAATGCGAATTGCACTGCAAGCTAAGAGGAAGCTAGG CGGAATTGTGTATGCATCTGACGCGCATTTGGTTTGGGAGGATCTGAGAGAAAGGTTTGACAAAGTGAATCGT GGAACAGATTCTGTATCTGCATATTTCACAAAGCTCAAAGAGCTATGGGCTGAGTATGATGCAATGGTGCCTATTCCTAATTCGAAGGAATATGTTGAGCACCTTCAACAACAAAGGTTGATGCAGTTTCTAAGTGAACTTAATGAGACTTATGATCAGGCAAGACGACAAATTCTGATGAAGACTATAGAGCCAACTCTGAATCAagcttatgctttgataattGAAGATGAAAACCAGAATTCTAATTCAACTGTAGGAAATAAGGGAGATCCTATTGCTATGCAAGCAGGTAAAATACAACCAAGAATGCAAATCAACAGATATAAGGGAAAGAAGTCATTTGTGAAGTGTGAATATTGCAATAAGCCGAGCCATTCTAAGAAAAACTGCTACAAACTTGTTGGATAtccaaatgatttcaaaaataggaaAACATATGCAGCTAACATAATAACTGGAGTTTTTGGAAATGATAAACCAATACAGGAATGTGAAGGGAAAGGCAGCAATGATGCATTGAAGACAGGGCCATACTTCACTTAA